One genomic segment of Ascochyta rabiei chromosome 20, complete sequence includes these proteins:
- a CDS encoding Peptide-methionine (R)-S-oxide reductase, which produces MLRVVTPFQTRVQAPSPPRELCATIISITFSSPPDSRPRPILDPILDPILDPIFDPILDPMRFPSLPQFVRAFHTISNTTNAFIRSNPAGTLGRTFYNSPQRVTIQRSMPNIPFLGALFGSSSSMADNTAYPVSKPEGEWQAQLSPEQFRVLRKKGTEMPGSSKLDKHYPDAGVYSCAGCSAPLYKANHKFDSGCGWPAFWDAFPGAVGQKPDPGLGMMRTEIVCNNCGGHLGHIFKGERFGNPKDERHCVNGVSINFSPEESK; this is translated from the exons ATGCTGCGAGTGGTGACGCCATTCCAAACGAGAGTCCAAGCTCCTTCCCCGCCACGGGAGCTGTGCGCCACCATCATCAGCATCACCTTCAGCTCGCCGCCCGACTCGCGTCCTCGACCAATCCTCGACCCAATCCTCGACCCAATCCTCGACCCAATCTTCGACCCAATCCTCGACCCTATGCGCTTTCCGTCCTTGCCACAATTTGTCCGCGCCTTCCACACCATCAGCAACACAACCAACGCCTTCATCCGCTCCAACCCCGCCGGCACGCTCGGTCGCACCTTCTACAACAGCCCTCAGCGCGTTACGATCCAGCGATCCATGCCAAACATCCCCTTCCTCGGCGCGCTATTCGGATCATCCAGCAGCATGGCAGACAACACAGCCTACCCCGTTTCGAAGCCCGAGGGCGAGTGGCAGGCACAGCTCTCACCTG AGCAGTTCCGCGTCCTCCGCAAAAAGGGCACCGAAATGCCCGGCTCCAGCAAACTCGACAAGCACTACCCGGACGCGGGCGTGTACAGCTGCGCCGGGTGCTCGGCCCCCCTCTACAAAGCCAACCACAAGTTCGACTCTGGATGTGGATGGCCAGCCTTCTGGGATGCGTTTCCCGGTGCGGTTGGACAGAAGCCTGACCCTGGCCTGGGCATGATGCGGACCGAGATTGTGTGCAACAACTGCGGAGGGCATCTGGGACACATCTTCAAGGGGGAGCGGTTTGGAAATCCAAAGGACGAGAGACACTGCGTCAACGGCGTGTCTATCAACTTTTCGCCCGAGGAGTCCAAGTAG
- a CDS encoding Pectate lyase encodes MKFTIIAAIAAFAAPIAAGPAASAPADAFAMSKRATISIPASKGSVTYKAAKKISGTFDGGLKTYGRGVSCTGQAEGGDADAVFIIENGGTLKNAIIGKDQIEGVHCKGACTIQNVWWVDVCEDALTLKGDGNALVSGGGAQSAADKVVQHNGKGTVTIDGFQVSDFGKLYRACGNCKNSVSRSVVIKNVKSYSGKLLAGINPNFGGTASITGTCATSVKAICEEFKGTTPGNEPKSVSKGPSNNCKYTASAIKAC; translated from the exons ATGAAGTTCACCATCATTGCCGCCATTGCCGCCTTCGCCGCCCCCATTGCCGCCGGCCCTGCCGCTTCCGCCCCTGCTGATGCCTTCGCCATGAGCAAGCGTGCCACCATCTCCATCCCCGCCTCCAAGGGCTCCGTTACCTACAAGGCGGCCAAGAAAATCTCCGGCACCTTCGACGGTGGCCTCAAGACCTACGGCCGTGGTGTTTCCTGCACTGGTCAGGCTGAGGGTGGCGACGCTGACGCCGTCTTCATCATCGAGAACGGCGGTACTCTCAAGAACGCCATCATCGGCAAGG ACCAGATCGAGGGTGTCCACTGCAAGGGCGCCTGCACCATCCAGAACGTCTGGTGGGTCGATGTCTGCGAGGACGCTCTCACCCTGAAGGGTGACGGTAACGCCTTGGTCAGCGGTGGCGGTGCCCAGTCTGCCGCCGACAAGGTTGTCCAGCACAACGGCAAGGGAACCGTCACCATCGACGGCTTCCAGGTTTCCGACTTCGGCAAGCTCTACCGTGCTTGCGGCAACTGCAAGAACTCTGTCTCTCGCAGCGTCGTCATCAAGAACGTCAAG TCCTACAGCGGTAAGCTCCTCGCCGGTATCAACCCCAACTTCGGCGGCACCGCCTCCATCACCGGCACCTGCGCCACCTCCGTCAAGGCCATCTGCGAGGAGTTCAAGGGCACCACCCCCGGCAACGAGCCCAAGTCCGTCTCCAAGGGCCCCTCCAACAACTGCAAGTACACTGCCTCGGCCATCAAGGCTTGCTAG
- a CDS encoding Endo-polygalacturonase — MHLLSVVALTASLAAPALAAPAPAITPAPEAAVVKRATSCTFSGSAGAASASQSQAACATIVLNNVAVPSGTTLDLSKLADDTTVIFEGTTTWGYKEWAGPLLSIAGNKITVKGATGAVLDADGARWWDGKGGNGGKTKPKFFAAHNLKTSSITNLSIKNTPVQAVSIAGCDGLTITDMTIDDSAGDTGSLGHNTDGFDIGTSSNVTVNNAKVYNQDDCVAVNSGTDITFQNGLCSGGHGLSIGSVGGRSNNVVDTVTFYNNVIQNSVNGLRVKASVGDTGTINKVTYNKITLKNISKYGALIEQNYDGGDLKGTAGTGIPITNLVVENITGTGAVSSSGYDVVVTCGSSTSCTGWTWSNVAITGGKTYGSCTNVPSVTKCS, encoded by the exons ATGCATCTCTTATCTGTCGTTGCGTTGACCGCATCCCTCGCCGCGCCAGCTCTTGCAGCACCAGCGCCGGCTATTACCCCTGCTCCCGAGGCCGCTGTGGTCAAGCGAGCCACCAGCTGTACCTTTTCTGGCTCGGCCGGTGCTGCTTCCGCGAGTCAGTCGCAGGCAGCATGCGCCACGATTGTTCTGAACAACGTTGCCGTCCCCTCTGGCACGACGCTGGATCTCTCCAAGCTTGCTGACGACACCACTGTCATCTTCGAAGGCACAACCACCTGGGGCTACAAGGAGTGGGCTGGGCCTCTACTCTCCATCGCCGGCAACAAGATCACCGTCAAGGGCGCCACGGGTGCAGTGCTCGACGCGGATGGCGCACGTTGGTGGGACGGAAAGGGTGGCAACGGCGGAAAGACAAAGCCAAAGTTTTTCGCCGCCCACAACCTCAAGACTTCGAGCATCACCAATCTGAGCATCAAGAACACACCCGTCCAGGCTGTGAGCATTGCCGGCTGCGATGGGCTGACAATCACCGACATGACCATCGACGACTCTGCTGGCGACACGGGCAGCCTTGGCCACAACACCGACGGTTTCGACATTGGAACGAGCTCCAACGTAACCGTAAATAACGCCAAGGTTTATAACCAAGATGACTGCGTTGCCGTCAACTCGGGAACT GACATCACTTTCCAGAACGGGCTCTGCTCTGGCGGACACGGCTTGTCCATTGGATCCGTCGGCGGTCGCTCAAATAACGTTGTCGACACTGTCACCTTCTATAACAACGTCATCCAGAACTCGGTCAACGGCCTCCGCGTCAAGGCCTCCGTCGGCGACACTGGTACCATCAACAAGGTGACCTACAACAAGATCACCCTCAAGAACATCTCCAA GTACGGCGCCCTCATCGAGCAGAACTACGATGGCGGTGACTTGAAGGGTACGGCTGGCACTGGCATTCCTATCACCAACCTGGTCGTCGAGAACATCACCGGTACTGGCGCCGTTTCGAGCTCCGGCTACGATGTTGTCGTCACCTGTGGTAGCAGCACGTCTTGCACTGGCTGGACTTGGTCGAACGTCGCCATCACTGGTGGTAAGACCTACGGCAGCTGCACCAACGTCCCCAGCGTTACCAAGTGCTCGTAG
- a CDS encoding Alkaline phosphatase: protein MKYALPLTLAGALLAQGCSALWLLPTARNFIYIVPDGYGPASQTMARDYVSLLQNGENPKAPVSIQLPADQMVIGSVRTQASNNLITDSAASATAFGCGVKTYNNAIAVDDDGQPVGSILEAAKMEGFKTGLVVTSTINHATPACYAAHVADRNSYEKIAEHEIGYSHPLGPQVDILMGGGRCYFKPKSDPTSCREDDIDLFGYAKGKGYRVMQDRKAFDELKKGTAKAADLPYIGLFNDDQMMYEIDRQQNPQQEPSLLEMVETALTSLDRATKWNVKGYFLMIEASRIDHAGHANDAVGHLHDTIMYNNVMKYVREWIDKHPDTMMLSAADHECGGLTLNGFNPLPLQGASMSTEHAETLWKNYNGTDRRAYLRSTILPGYGLGDLSEADVDTLLKNNRLAADLSSRLSKKAGVNWSTGGHTASDITLFGYGAGWRGGNLKSDMAGNWDNTQLPGYIEGVLKVKMSKVTEKLRKAGSAWVGKRDLTSHGHLHKH, encoded by the exons ATGAAGTACGCTCTTCCTCTGACACTCGCCGGTGCGCTCCTTGCCCAGGGGTGCTCCGCGCTCTGGCTCTTGCCTACCGCTCGCAACTTCATCTACATCGTGCCTGATGGCTATGGTCCGGCTTCTCAGACCATGGCACGCGACTACGTGTCTTTGCTCCAAAACGGCGAGAACCCAAAGGCACCTGTTTCCATTCAGCTTCCCGCAGACCAGATGGTCATTGGCAGTGTCAGGACGCAGGCAAGCAACAACCTGATCACGGATTCTGCAGCCAGTGCGACGGCCTTTGGATGCGGTGTCAAGACGTACAACAACG CCATCGCAGTCGATGATGATGGCCAGCCCGTAGGTTCAATCCTCGAAGCCGCCAAAATGGAAGGTTTCAAGACCGGTCTCGTTGTGACCTCAACCATCAACCACGCCACCCCTGCATGTTACGCCGCTCACGTTGCCGATCGCAA CTCTTACGAGAAGATCGCTGAACACGAGATTGGGTACTCTCACCCGCTTGGGCCTCAAGTCGATATCCTCATGGGCGGAGGACGCTGCTACTTCAAGCCAAAGTCCGACCCCACGTCCTGCCGCGAAGACGACATCGATCTTTTCGGCTATGCCAAGGGAAAGGGATACCGTGTCATGCAGGACCGCAAGGCGTTTGACGAGCTGAAGAAAGGGACAGCCAAGGCCGCTGACTTGCCCTACATCGGCTTGTTCAACGACG ATCAAATGATGTACGAGATTGATCGCCAGCAGAACCCCCAGCAAGAGCCGAGTCTGCTCGAGATGGTCGAGACGGCTTTGACCTCCCTGGACCGCGCCACCAAGTGGAACGTCAAAGGCTATTTCCTCATGATCGAAGCTAGCAGGATCGATCATGCCGGACACGCCAACGATGCAGTAGGCCATCTCCACGATACCATCATGTACAACAACGTGATGAAGTATGTCCGCGAGTGGATCGACAAGCACCCGGACACCATGATGCTGTCTGCGGCCGACCACGAGTGCGGAGGCCTGACTCTCAACGGCTTCAATCCACTCCCACTCCAGGGGGCCAGCATGTCGACCGAGCACGCAGAGACACTCTGGAAGAACTACAACGGCACGGACAGGCGCGCATACCTCCGATCCACCATCCTCCCGGGCTACGGACTCGGCGATCTGAGCGAGGCCGACGTCGACACCCTCCTCAAGAACAACAGACTCGCCGCCGACCTCTCGTCGCGGCTGAGCAAGAAGGCCGGCGTCAACTGGAGCACCGGCGGACACACTGCATCCGACATCACCCTGTTTGGATATGGTGCCGGGTGGCGCGGTGGCAACTTGAAGTCCGACATGGCAGGGAACTGGGACAACACTCAGCTGCCCGGCTACATTGAGGGGGTGCTCAAGGTGAAGATGAGCAAGGTCACGGAGAAGCTGAGGAAGGCTGGCAGCGCGTGGGTTGGGAAGCGGGACTTGACCAGCCACGGCCACCTGCACAAGCACTGA